In one Zonotrichia albicollis isolate bZonAlb1 chromosome 14, bZonAlb1.hap1, whole genome shotgun sequence genomic region, the following are encoded:
- the DGKK gene encoding diacylglycerol kinase kappa isoform X9, with the protein MAEKLVPGDLFSRKTRESVSSLDLDKLTPISPEAGGEESSDSEGEQEDSSHKLIRKVSTSGQMRSKKSVKEGLLLKQTSSFQRWKRRYFKLRGRTLYYAKDAKSLIFDEVDLSDASVAETSTKNINNSFTVITPFRKLILCAENRKEMEDWITALKSVQKWEIHEATQFNMEHFSGMHNWYACSHARPTFCNVCREALPGVTSHGLSCEVCKFKAHKRCAVRATNNCKWTTLASIGIEIIEDEDGVAMPHQWLEGNLPVSARCAVCDRTCGSVRRLQDWRCLWCKAIVHGACKELLGKRCPLGQYKVSIIPPTALNSIDSDGFWKATCPSTCSSPLLAFVNSKSGDNQGVKFLRKFKQFLNPAQVFDLMNGGPHLGLRLFQKFSTFRILVCGGDGSVGWVLSEIDALGLHKQCQLGVLPLGTGNDLARVLGWGSLCDDDTQLLQILEKLERATTKMLDRWSVLTYEAPKQSPSALKEEENGDSDIQVQISHYADSVAFHLAKILESDKHSVVISSAKFLCGTVNDFVTEVGRAYKRATENKQEAELMARKCAMLNEKLDSLVRELNEEAQAIMVPEEMAQATHADVKDREKAGIFNPNPQPRIFKSKEQLMLRANSLKKALRQIIEQTERAVDEQNKQTQAYQGSVGPSKDSSEEFNKEEEKLSSRRVTVTSASSSIVLERPDTFGSLQFPEDPSTLHFLEKCVMNNYFGIGLDAKISLEFNNKRDEHPKKCSSRTKNMMWYGVLGTKELLQRTYKNLEQRVQLECDGVPISLPSLQGIAVLNIPSYAGGINFWGGTKEDNNFGAPSFDDKKLEVVAVFGSIQMAVSRVINLQHHRIAQCRVVKITIRGDEGVPVQVDGEAWIQPPGIIKIQHKNRAQMLTRDRAFESTLKSWEDKQKGESYRAATRPRLSSQQSMEYLTEEESSLLQQVSRVAETLIARIHEAAKAHKAMEQELAHAVNASSLALSEALSHKAAGTSEFLSRNMAVEMVLSIKELWAETRAFLDGKALDSPQEEEALQGPLSVLGQELQRLLDIHWLGPIAHPAEEEGASKGSFKLRLNIPKPRKEKDKLQKQKANSALPDKWGSEEVAAWLETLGLGEYRDIFVRHDIQGSELILLERRDLKDLGITKVGHMKRILQAIKELSNLP; encoded by the exons ATGGCTGAGAAGCTGGTGCCTGGGGACCTGTTCTCAAGGAAGACCCGGGAATCAGTGTCATCCCTGGACTTGGACAAGCTGACACCCATCTCACCCGAGGCTGGTGGTGAGGAGTCATCCGACAGCGAGGGAGAGCAGGAGGACAGTTCTCACAAGCTCATCCGGAAGGTTTCCACCTCGGGGCAGATGAGAAGCAAG AAGAGCGTAAAGGAGGGGCTGTTGCTGAAGCAGACGAGCTCCTTCCAGAGGTGGAAGAGACGATACTTCAAGCTGCGAGGCAGGACACTTTATTATGCTAAGGATGCCAAG TCCCTGATCTTCGATGAGGTGGACCTGTCTGATGCCAGTGTGGCCGAGACCAGCACCAAGAACATCAACAACAGTTTCACG GTGATCACGCCATTCAGGAAGCTCATTTTATGTGCGGAGAACCGGAAGGAGATGGAGGACTGGATCACGGCCCTGAAATCTGTCCAGAAGTGGGAGATCCATGAG GCCACACAGTTCAACATGGAGCACTTCTCGGGCATGCACAACTGGTACGCCTGCTCTCACGCCCGCCCCACCTTCTGCAACGTGTGCCGTGAAGCTCTTCCAGGGGTCACCTCCCATGGCCTCTCCTGCGAAG TCTGCAAGTTCAAGGCGCACAAGCGCTGTGCCGTGAGAGCCACAAACAACTGCAAGTGGACGACTCTGGCCTCCATCGGCATTGAAATCAtcgaggatgaggatggg gTGGCCATGCCCCATCAGTGGCTGGAGGGGAACTTGCCTGTCAGTGCACGCTGTGCTGTCTGTGACCGCACCTGTGGCAGTGTCCGGAGGCTGCAGGACTGGCGCTGTCTCTGGTGCAAGGCCATT GTTCACGGTGCCTGCAAGGAGCTCCTTGGCAAGAGGTGCCCCCTGGGCCAGTACAAAGTGTCCATCATCCCGCCAACTGCCTTGAACAGCATCGATTCTGATG GTTTCTGGAAAGCCACCTGCCCCTCgacctgctccagccctctccTGGCCTTTGTCAACTCCAAGAGTGGGGACAACCAAGGTGTCAAGTTTCTGCGCAAGTTCAAGCAGTTCCTCAACCCAGCCCAAGTCTTTGACCTCATGAATGGGGGCCCACACCTGGG GCTGCGCCTCTTCCAGAAGTTCTCCACCTTCAGAATCCTGGTGTGTGGTGGGGATGGCAGTGTGGGTTGGGTGCTCTCTGAGATCGATGCCCTTGGCCTTCACAAGCAG TGTCAGCTGGGTGTCCTGCCGCTGGGGACTGGTAATGACCTTGCACGGGTCCTGGGTTGGGGCAGCCTATGCGATGATGAcactcagctgctgcagatcCTGGAGAAGCTGGAAAGGGCCACCACCAAGATGCTGGACCG GTGGAGTGTGCTTACCTATGAGGCCCCCAAGCAGTCCCCCTCAGCactgaaggaggaggaaaatggagaCTCCGACATCCAG gTCCAGATCTCCCATTACGCGGACTCTGTTGCCTTCCACCTGGCCAAGATCCTGGAGTCAGACAAGCACTCAGTGGTGATCTCCTCTGCAAA GTTCCTCTGTGGCACTGTCAATGACTTTGTGACTGAAGTTGGGCGGGCTTACAAGAGGGCGACAGAGAACAAGCAGGAGGCTGAGCTGATGGCACGGAAG TGCGCCATGCTGAATGAAAAGCTGGACTCGTTGGTGCGGGAGCTGAATGAGGAAGCTCAGGCCATCATGGTCCCTGAAGAGATGGCACAGGCCACCCACGCTGATGTCAAGGACCGGGAGAAAGCTGGCATCTTCAACCCCAACCCCCAGCCTCGCATCTTCAAATCCAAGGAGCAACTCATGCTGCGGGCAAACAGCCTGAAGAAAGCCCTGCGGCAAATCATTGAGCAGACAGAGAGAG CTGTGGATGAGCAGAACAAGCAGACCCAAGCCTACCAGGGCAGTGTGGGCCCCAGCAAGGACAGCTCGGAGGAGTTCaacaaggaggaggagaagctcA GCTCCCGGCGGGTGACGGTGACCTCTGCATCTTCCTCCATCGTCCTGGAGCGGCCAGACACCTTTGGCAGCTTGCAATTCCCTGAAGACCCCAGCACCCT ACACTTCTTGGAGAAATGTGTCATGAATAACTACTTTGGCATTGGCCTGGATGCAAAGATCTCCCTGGAGTTCAACAACAAACGCGATGAGCACCCCAAGAAGTGCAG CAGCCGCACCAAGAACATGATGTGGTATGGGGTGCTGGGCAcgaaggagctcctgcagcgcACCTACAAGAACCTGGAGCAGCGGGTACAGCTGGAG TGTGACGGGGTGCCAATCTcactgcccagcctgcagggcaTTGCTGTCCTCAACATCCCCAGCTATGCTGGGGGCATCAACTTCTGGGGAGGCACCAAGGAGGATAAT AACTTTGGGGCTCCATCCTTTGATGACAAGAAGCTGGAGGTGGTGGCAGTCTTTGGCAGCATCCAGATGGCCGTGTCACGGGTCATCAACCTCCAGCACCATCGCATTGCACAG TGCCGCGTGGTGAAGATCACCATCCGGGGCGACGAGGGTGTACCTGTGCAGGTGGATGGAGAGGCCTGGATCCAGCCACCTGGCATCATCAAAATCCAGCACAAGAACAGAGCCCAGATGCTGACAAGGGACCGG GCATTTGAAAGCACCCTCAAGTCTTGGGAGGACAAGCAGAAAGGGGAGAGCTACCGAGCAGCCACACGGCCACggctcagctcccagcagtcCATGGAGTACCTGACCGAGGAGGAGAGCAGCCTCTTGCAGCAGGTCTCACGGGTTGCTGAGACCCTCATTGCCAG GATCCATGAGGCAGCCAAGGCTCACAAAGccatggagcaggagctggcgCATGCAGTCAATGCCAGCTCCCTGGCACTGAGTGAAGCCCTCTCCCACAAAGCTGCTGGCACCTCAGAG TTTCTCAGCAGGAATATGGCTGTGGAGATGGTGCTGAGCATCAAAGAGCTGTGGGCTGAGACCAGGGCATTCCTGGATGGGAAGGCG ctggaCTCGCcgcaggaggaggaggcgcTTCAGGGCCCTCTGAGtgtgctgggccaggagctgcagcggcTGCTGGACATCCACTGGCTGGGCCCTATTGCCCACCCTGCCGAGGAG GAAGGTGCCAGCAAGGGAAGCTTTAAGCTTCGCCTCAACATCCCCAAGCCcaggaaggagaaggacaagctgcagaagcagaaagCCAACAGTGCACTCCCAG ACAAGTGGGGCTCCGAGGAGGTGGCAGCTTGGCTGGAAACGCTTGGTTTAGGGGAATACAGAGACATTTTTGTTCGGCATGACATCCAGGGCTCAGAGTTGATTCTGCTGGAGAGGAGAGACCTTAAG gACCTGGGGATCACCAAAGTGGGCCATATGAAGAGGATCCTTCAGGCCATTAAGGAACTCAGCAACCTGCCTTAG
- the DGKK gene encoding diacylglycerol kinase kappa isoform X6, protein MAEKLVPGDLFSRKTRESVSSLDLDKLTPISPEAGGEESSDSEGEQEDSSHKLIRKVSTSGQMRSKKSVKEGLLLKQTSSFQRWKRRYFKLRGRTLYYAKDAKSLIFDEVDLSDASVAETSTKNINNSFTVITPFRKLILCAENRKEMEDWITALKSVQKWEIHEATQFNMEHFSGMHNWYACSHARPTFCNVCREALPGVTSHGLSCEVCKFKAHKRCAVRATNNCKWTTLASIGIEIIEDEDGVAMPHQWLEGNLPVSARCAVCDRTCGSVRRLQDWRCLWCKAIVHGACKELLGKRCPLGQYKVSIIPPTALNSIDSDGFWKATCPSTCSSPLLAFVNSKSGDNQGVKFLRKFKQFLNPAQVFDLMNGGPHLGLRLFQKFSTFRILVCGGDGSVGWVLSEIDALGLHKQCQLGVLPLGTGNDLARVLGWGSLCDDDTQLLQILEKLERATTKMLDRWSVLTYEAPKQSPSALKEEENGDSDIQVQISHYADSVAFHLAKILESDKHSVVISSAKFLCGTVNDFVTEVGRAYKRATENKQEAELMARKCAMLNEKLDSLVRELNEEAQAIMVPEEMAQATHADVKDREKAGIFNPNPQPRIFKSKEQLMLRANSLKKALRQIIEQTERAVDEQNKQTQAYQGSVGPSKDSSEEFNKEEEKLSSRRVTVTSASSSIVLERPDTFGSLQFPEDPSTLHFLEKCVMNNYFGIGLDAKISLEFNNKRDEHPKKCSSRTKNMMWYGVLGTKELLQRTYKNLEQRVQLECDGVPISLPSLQGIAVLNIPSYAGGINFWGGTKEDNNFGAPSFDDKKLEVVAVFGSIQMAVSRVINLQHHRIAQCRVVKITIRGDEGVPVQVDGEAWIQPPGIIKIQHKNRAQMLTRDRAFESTLKSWEDKQKGESYRAATRPRLSSQQSMEYLTEEESSLLQQVSRVAETLIARIHEAAKAHKAMEQELAHAVNASSLALSEALSHKAAGTSEFLSRNMAVEMVLSIKELWAETRAFLDGKALDSPQEEEALQGPLSVLGQELQRLLDIHWLGPIAHPAEEPGFSQEGASKGSFKLRLNIPKPRKEKDKLQKQKANSALPADKWGSEEVAAWLETLGLGEYRDIFVRHDIQGSELILLERRDLKDLGITKVGHMKRILQAIKELSNLP, encoded by the exons ATGGCTGAGAAGCTGGTGCCTGGGGACCTGTTCTCAAGGAAGACCCGGGAATCAGTGTCATCCCTGGACTTGGACAAGCTGACACCCATCTCACCCGAGGCTGGTGGTGAGGAGTCATCCGACAGCGAGGGAGAGCAGGAGGACAGTTCTCACAAGCTCATCCGGAAGGTTTCCACCTCGGGGCAGATGAGAAGCAAG AAGAGCGTAAAGGAGGGGCTGTTGCTGAAGCAGACGAGCTCCTTCCAGAGGTGGAAGAGACGATACTTCAAGCTGCGAGGCAGGACACTTTATTATGCTAAGGATGCCAAG TCCCTGATCTTCGATGAGGTGGACCTGTCTGATGCCAGTGTGGCCGAGACCAGCACCAAGAACATCAACAACAGTTTCACG GTGATCACGCCATTCAGGAAGCTCATTTTATGTGCGGAGAACCGGAAGGAGATGGAGGACTGGATCACGGCCCTGAAATCTGTCCAGAAGTGGGAGATCCATGAG GCCACACAGTTCAACATGGAGCACTTCTCGGGCATGCACAACTGGTACGCCTGCTCTCACGCCCGCCCCACCTTCTGCAACGTGTGCCGTGAAGCTCTTCCAGGGGTCACCTCCCATGGCCTCTCCTGCGAAG TCTGCAAGTTCAAGGCGCACAAGCGCTGTGCCGTGAGAGCCACAAACAACTGCAAGTGGACGACTCTGGCCTCCATCGGCATTGAAATCAtcgaggatgaggatggg gTGGCCATGCCCCATCAGTGGCTGGAGGGGAACTTGCCTGTCAGTGCACGCTGTGCTGTCTGTGACCGCACCTGTGGCAGTGTCCGGAGGCTGCAGGACTGGCGCTGTCTCTGGTGCAAGGCCATT GTTCACGGTGCCTGCAAGGAGCTCCTTGGCAAGAGGTGCCCCCTGGGCCAGTACAAAGTGTCCATCATCCCGCCAACTGCCTTGAACAGCATCGATTCTGATG GTTTCTGGAAAGCCACCTGCCCCTCgacctgctccagccctctccTGGCCTTTGTCAACTCCAAGAGTGGGGACAACCAAGGTGTCAAGTTTCTGCGCAAGTTCAAGCAGTTCCTCAACCCAGCCCAAGTCTTTGACCTCATGAATGGGGGCCCACACCTGGG GCTGCGCCTCTTCCAGAAGTTCTCCACCTTCAGAATCCTGGTGTGTGGTGGGGATGGCAGTGTGGGTTGGGTGCTCTCTGAGATCGATGCCCTTGGCCTTCACAAGCAG TGTCAGCTGGGTGTCCTGCCGCTGGGGACTGGTAATGACCTTGCACGGGTCCTGGGTTGGGGCAGCCTATGCGATGATGAcactcagctgctgcagatcCTGGAGAAGCTGGAAAGGGCCACCACCAAGATGCTGGACCG GTGGAGTGTGCTTACCTATGAGGCCCCCAAGCAGTCCCCCTCAGCactgaaggaggaggaaaatggagaCTCCGACATCCAG gTCCAGATCTCCCATTACGCGGACTCTGTTGCCTTCCACCTGGCCAAGATCCTGGAGTCAGACAAGCACTCAGTGGTGATCTCCTCTGCAAA GTTCCTCTGTGGCACTGTCAATGACTTTGTGACTGAAGTTGGGCGGGCTTACAAGAGGGCGACAGAGAACAAGCAGGAGGCTGAGCTGATGGCACGGAAG TGCGCCATGCTGAATGAAAAGCTGGACTCGTTGGTGCGGGAGCTGAATGAGGAAGCTCAGGCCATCATGGTCCCTGAAGAGATGGCACAGGCCACCCACGCTGATGTCAAGGACCGGGAGAAAGCTGGCATCTTCAACCCCAACCCCCAGCCTCGCATCTTCAAATCCAAGGAGCAACTCATGCTGCGGGCAAACAGCCTGAAGAAAGCCCTGCGGCAAATCATTGAGCAGACAGAGAGAG CTGTGGATGAGCAGAACAAGCAGACCCAAGCCTACCAGGGCAGTGTGGGCCCCAGCAAGGACAGCTCGGAGGAGTTCaacaaggaggaggagaagctcA GCTCCCGGCGGGTGACGGTGACCTCTGCATCTTCCTCCATCGTCCTGGAGCGGCCAGACACCTTTGGCAGCTTGCAATTCCCTGAAGACCCCAGCACCCT ACACTTCTTGGAGAAATGTGTCATGAATAACTACTTTGGCATTGGCCTGGATGCAAAGATCTCCCTGGAGTTCAACAACAAACGCGATGAGCACCCCAAGAAGTGCAG CAGCCGCACCAAGAACATGATGTGGTATGGGGTGCTGGGCAcgaaggagctcctgcagcgcACCTACAAGAACCTGGAGCAGCGGGTACAGCTGGAG TGTGACGGGGTGCCAATCTcactgcccagcctgcagggcaTTGCTGTCCTCAACATCCCCAGCTATGCTGGGGGCATCAACTTCTGGGGAGGCACCAAGGAGGATAAT AACTTTGGGGCTCCATCCTTTGATGACAAGAAGCTGGAGGTGGTGGCAGTCTTTGGCAGCATCCAGATGGCCGTGTCACGGGTCATCAACCTCCAGCACCATCGCATTGCACAG TGCCGCGTGGTGAAGATCACCATCCGGGGCGACGAGGGTGTACCTGTGCAGGTGGATGGAGAGGCCTGGATCCAGCCACCTGGCATCATCAAAATCCAGCACAAGAACAGAGCCCAGATGCTGACAAGGGACCGG GCATTTGAAAGCACCCTCAAGTCTTGGGAGGACAAGCAGAAAGGGGAGAGCTACCGAGCAGCCACACGGCCACggctcagctcccagcagtcCATGGAGTACCTGACCGAGGAGGAGAGCAGCCTCTTGCAGCAGGTCTCACGGGTTGCTGAGACCCTCATTGCCAG GATCCATGAGGCAGCCAAGGCTCACAAAGccatggagcaggagctggcgCATGCAGTCAATGCCAGCTCCCTGGCACTGAGTGAAGCCCTCTCCCACAAAGCTGCTGGCACCTCAGAG TTTCTCAGCAGGAATATGGCTGTGGAGATGGTGCTGAGCATCAAAGAGCTGTGGGCTGAGACCAGGGCATTCCTGGATGGGAAGGCG ctggaCTCGCcgcaggaggaggaggcgcTTCAGGGCCCTCTGAGtgtgctgggccaggagctgcagcggcTGCTGGACATCCACTGGCTGGGCCCTATTGCCCACCCTGCCGAGGAG CCTGGCTTCTCACAGGAAGGTGCCAGCAAGGGAAGCTTTAAGCTTCGCCTCAACATCCCCAAGCCcaggaaggagaaggacaagctgcagaagcagaaagCCAACAGTGCACTCCCAG CAGACAAGTGGGGCTCCGAGGAGGTGGCAGCTTGGCTGGAAACGCTTGGTTTAGGGGAATACAGAGACATTTTTGTTCGGCATGACATCCAGGGCTCAGAGTTGATTCTGCTGGAGAGGAGAGACCTTAAG gACCTGGGGATCACCAAAGTGGGCCATATGAAGAGGATCCTTCAGGCCATTAAGGAACTCAGCAACCTGCCTTAG
- the DGKK gene encoding diacylglycerol kinase kappa isoform X10: MAEKLVPGDLFSRKTRESVSSLDLDKLTPISPEAGGEESSDSEGEQEDSSHKLIRKVSTSGQMRSKKSVKEGLLLKQTSSFQRWKRRYFKLRGRTLYYAKDAKSLIFDEVDLSDASVAETSTKNINNSFTVITPFRKLILCAENRKEMEDWITALKSVQKWEIHEATQFNMEHFSGMHNWYACSHARPTFCNVCREALPGVTSHGLSCEVCKFKAHKRCAVRATNNCKWTTLASIGIEIIEDEDGVAMPHQWLEGNLPVSARCAVCDRTCGSVRRLQDWRCLWCKAIVHGACKELLGKRCPLGQYKVSIIPPTALNSIDSDGFWKATCPSTCSSPLLAFVNSKSGDNQGVKFLRKFKQFLNPAQVFDLMNGGPHLGLRLFQKFSTFRILVCGGDGSVGWVLSEIDALGLHKQCQLGVLPLGTGNDLARVLGWGSLCDDDTQLLQILEKLERATTKMLDRWSVLTYEAPKQSPSALKEEENGDSDIQVQISHYADSVAFHLAKILESDKHSVVISSAKFLCGTVNDFVTEVGRAYKRATENKQEAELMARKCAMLNEKLDSLVRELNEEAQAIMVPEEMAQATHADVKDREKAGIFNPNPQPRIFKSKEQLMLRANSLKKALRQIIEQTERAVDEQNKQTQAYQGSVGPSKDSSEEFNKEEEKLSSRRVTVTSASSSIVLERPDTFGSLQFPEDPSTLSRTKNMMWYGVLGTKELLQRTYKNLEQRVQLECDGVPISLPSLQGIAVLNIPSYAGGINFWGGTKEDNNFGAPSFDDKKLEVVAVFGSIQMAVSRVINLQHHRIAQCRVVKITIRGDEGVPVQVDGEAWIQPPGIIKIQHKNRAQMLTRDRAFESTLKSWEDKQKGESYRAATRPRLSSQQSMEYLTEEESSLLQQVSRVAETLIARIHEAAKAHKAMEQELAHAVNASSLALSEALSHKAAGTSEFLSRNMAVEMVLSIKELWAETRAFLDGKALDSPQEEEALQGPLSVLGQELQRLLDIHWLGPIAHPAEEPGFSQEGASKGSFKLRLNIPKPRKEKDKLQKQKANSALPGPSSPPLWFSSLLADKWGSEEVAAWLETLGLGEYRDIFVRHDIQGSELILLERRDLKDLGITKVGHMKRILQAIKELSNLP, encoded by the exons ATGGCTGAGAAGCTGGTGCCTGGGGACCTGTTCTCAAGGAAGACCCGGGAATCAGTGTCATCCCTGGACTTGGACAAGCTGACACCCATCTCACCCGAGGCTGGTGGTGAGGAGTCATCCGACAGCGAGGGAGAGCAGGAGGACAGTTCTCACAAGCTCATCCGGAAGGTTTCCACCTCGGGGCAGATGAGAAGCAAG AAGAGCGTAAAGGAGGGGCTGTTGCTGAAGCAGACGAGCTCCTTCCAGAGGTGGAAGAGACGATACTTCAAGCTGCGAGGCAGGACACTTTATTATGCTAAGGATGCCAAG TCCCTGATCTTCGATGAGGTGGACCTGTCTGATGCCAGTGTGGCCGAGACCAGCACCAAGAACATCAACAACAGTTTCACG GTGATCACGCCATTCAGGAAGCTCATTTTATGTGCGGAGAACCGGAAGGAGATGGAGGACTGGATCACGGCCCTGAAATCTGTCCAGAAGTGGGAGATCCATGAG GCCACACAGTTCAACATGGAGCACTTCTCGGGCATGCACAACTGGTACGCCTGCTCTCACGCCCGCCCCACCTTCTGCAACGTGTGCCGTGAAGCTCTTCCAGGGGTCACCTCCCATGGCCTCTCCTGCGAAG TCTGCAAGTTCAAGGCGCACAAGCGCTGTGCCGTGAGAGCCACAAACAACTGCAAGTGGACGACTCTGGCCTCCATCGGCATTGAAATCAtcgaggatgaggatggg gTGGCCATGCCCCATCAGTGGCTGGAGGGGAACTTGCCTGTCAGTGCACGCTGTGCTGTCTGTGACCGCACCTGTGGCAGTGTCCGGAGGCTGCAGGACTGGCGCTGTCTCTGGTGCAAGGCCATT GTTCACGGTGCCTGCAAGGAGCTCCTTGGCAAGAGGTGCCCCCTGGGCCAGTACAAAGTGTCCATCATCCCGCCAACTGCCTTGAACAGCATCGATTCTGATG GTTTCTGGAAAGCCACCTGCCCCTCgacctgctccagccctctccTGGCCTTTGTCAACTCCAAGAGTGGGGACAACCAAGGTGTCAAGTTTCTGCGCAAGTTCAAGCAGTTCCTCAACCCAGCCCAAGTCTTTGACCTCATGAATGGGGGCCCACACCTGGG GCTGCGCCTCTTCCAGAAGTTCTCCACCTTCAGAATCCTGGTGTGTGGTGGGGATGGCAGTGTGGGTTGGGTGCTCTCTGAGATCGATGCCCTTGGCCTTCACAAGCAG TGTCAGCTGGGTGTCCTGCCGCTGGGGACTGGTAATGACCTTGCACGGGTCCTGGGTTGGGGCAGCCTATGCGATGATGAcactcagctgctgcagatcCTGGAGAAGCTGGAAAGGGCCACCACCAAGATGCTGGACCG GTGGAGTGTGCTTACCTATGAGGCCCCCAAGCAGTCCCCCTCAGCactgaaggaggaggaaaatggagaCTCCGACATCCAG gTCCAGATCTCCCATTACGCGGACTCTGTTGCCTTCCACCTGGCCAAGATCCTGGAGTCAGACAAGCACTCAGTGGTGATCTCCTCTGCAAA GTTCCTCTGTGGCACTGTCAATGACTTTGTGACTGAAGTTGGGCGGGCTTACAAGAGGGCGACAGAGAACAAGCAGGAGGCTGAGCTGATGGCACGGAAG TGCGCCATGCTGAATGAAAAGCTGGACTCGTTGGTGCGGGAGCTGAATGAGGAAGCTCAGGCCATCATGGTCCCTGAAGAGATGGCACAGGCCACCCACGCTGATGTCAAGGACCGGGAGAAAGCTGGCATCTTCAACCCCAACCCCCAGCCTCGCATCTTCAAATCCAAGGAGCAACTCATGCTGCGGGCAAACAGCCTGAAGAAAGCCCTGCGGCAAATCATTGAGCAGACAGAGAGAG CTGTGGATGAGCAGAACAAGCAGACCCAAGCCTACCAGGGCAGTGTGGGCCCCAGCAAGGACAGCTCGGAGGAGTTCaacaaggaggaggagaagctcA GCTCCCGGCGGGTGACGGTGACCTCTGCATCTTCCTCCATCGTCCTGGAGCGGCCAGACACCTTTGGCAGCTTGCAATTCCCTGAAGACCCCAGCACCCT CAGCCGCACCAAGAACATGATGTGGTATGGGGTGCTGGGCAcgaaggagctcctgcagcgcACCTACAAGAACCTGGAGCAGCGGGTACAGCTGGAG TGTGACGGGGTGCCAATCTcactgcccagcctgcagggcaTTGCTGTCCTCAACATCCCCAGCTATGCTGGGGGCATCAACTTCTGGGGAGGCACCAAGGAGGATAAT AACTTTGGGGCTCCATCCTTTGATGACAAGAAGCTGGAGGTGGTGGCAGTCTTTGGCAGCATCCAGATGGCCGTGTCACGGGTCATCAACCTCCAGCACCATCGCATTGCACAG TGCCGCGTGGTGAAGATCACCATCCGGGGCGACGAGGGTGTACCTGTGCAGGTGGATGGAGAGGCCTGGATCCAGCCACCTGGCATCATCAAAATCCAGCACAAGAACAGAGCCCAGATGCTGACAAGGGACCGG GCATTTGAAAGCACCCTCAAGTCTTGGGAGGACAAGCAGAAAGGGGAGAGCTACCGAGCAGCCACACGGCCACggctcagctcccagcagtcCATGGAGTACCTGACCGAGGAGGAGAGCAGCCTCTTGCAGCAGGTCTCACGGGTTGCTGAGACCCTCATTGCCAG GATCCATGAGGCAGCCAAGGCTCACAAAGccatggagcaggagctggcgCATGCAGTCAATGCCAGCTCCCTGGCACTGAGTGAAGCCCTCTCCCACAAAGCTGCTGGCACCTCAGAG TTTCTCAGCAGGAATATGGCTGTGGAGATGGTGCTGAGCATCAAAGAGCTGTGGGCTGAGACCAGGGCATTCCTGGATGGGAAGGCG ctggaCTCGCcgcaggaggaggaggcgcTTCAGGGCCCTCTGAGtgtgctgggccaggagctgcagcggcTGCTGGACATCCACTGGCTGGGCCCTATTGCCCACCCTGCCGAGGAG CCTGGCTTCTCACAGGAAGGTGCCAGCAAGGGAAGCTTTAAGCTTCGCCTCAACATCCCCAAGCCcaggaaggagaaggacaagctgcagaagcagaaagCCAACAGTGCACTCCCAG GCCCCAGCAGCCCACCACTGTGGTTTTCCTCCCTGCTAGCAGACAAGTGGGGCTCCGAGGAGGTGGCAGCTTGGCTGGAAACGCTTGGTTTAGGGGAATACAGAGACATTTTTGTTCGGCATGACATCCAGGGCTCAGAGTTGATTCTGCTGGAGAGGAGAGACCTTAAG gACCTGGGGATCACCAAAGTGGGCCATATGAAGAGGATCCTTCAGGCCATTAAGGAACTCAGCAACCTGCCTTAG